One Oryza sativa Japonica Group chromosome 8, ASM3414082v1 DNA window includes the following coding sequences:
- the LOC4345193 gene encoding uncharacterized protein gives MADFSFSSFCAGETIMGVRGRVPLPEREREMAAGGSVCCVGSFEGWLVGVKANKGRYFGDRRRFLMNSFSRDVIRLPLPSGASRSADAYTRSLPIINGSGVLHCTINAAKCVMLFWKVVLSSSPDSGSKCVVAATSMVKDAVKLALWRPGMKSWSVCDGDTIIRSIDIVFCHAKGTSTCSVSANSPLTS, from the coding sequence ATGGCCGacttctccttctccagcttctgCGCAGGAGAGACCATCATGGGAGTGCGTGGCCGTGTCCCGCtgccggagagggagagggagatggcggCTGGTGGCAGCGTCTGCTGCGTGGGCTCGTTCGAGGGATGGCTCGTTGGCGTCAAGGCCAACAAAGGTCGCTACTTCGGTGACCGCCGGCGTTTCTTGATGAACAGTTTCTCCCGGGATGTTATCCGACTCCCGCTACCTTCGGGAGCCTCCCGCTCCGCTGATGCCTACACTAGGTCTCTCCCCATCATCAATGGCTCTGGTGTCTTGCATTGCACGATCAACGCAGCGAAGTGCGTGATGTTGTTCTGGAAGGTCGTCTTGTCCTCGTCGCCTGACTCTGGCTCCAAGTGTGTTGTGGCCGCCACCTCCATGGTCAAGGATGCAGTTAAGCTTGCTCTCTGGCGGCCTGGGATGAAGTCGTGGAGCGTGTGTGATGGTGATACTATCATTAGGTCCATTGATATTGTCTTCTGCCATGCCAAGGGAACCTCCACATGCTCAGTTTCGGCAAATTCACCACTAACCTCTTAG
- the LOC107281926 gene encoding 1-aminocyclopropane-1-carboxylate oxidase homolog 1-like: MPPLFLPPGYGHERSPSPPPPRPMAFAIPTVDPSLPCSATVPVVRVAACSCGFFHLTSHGDPHDTVASSVAAMRAFHEQPIASRSLCYSLAPVGGVTYSTIPIQQPPPLLSKAVGRSGGGGGERARP, encoded by the coding sequence ATGCCACCGCTCTTCCTCCCTCCAGGCTACGGTCACGAGCGCTCGCcgtcacctccgccgccgcgaccaaTGGCCTTCGCCATCCCGACTGTGGACCCCTCCCTCCCGTGCTCGGCCACCGTCCCGGTCGTCCGCGTCGCTGCATGCTCGTGCGGCTTCTTTCATCTCACTAGCCACGGTGACCCGCACGacaccgtcgcctcctccgtcgccgccatgcGGGCGTTCCACGAGCAGCCCATCGCCTCCCGCTCGCTGTGTTACTCGCTAGCACCCGTAGGAGGCGTCACCTACTCCACCATCCCCATccaacagccgccgccgctgctgtcgAAGGCCGTCGGTCGcagcggtggaggtggcggcgagcgcgcaCGGCCGTAG
- the LOC4345192 gene encoding uncharacterized protein, translated as MAVERGERRGGGIGCLSCCFGGGDGDGEGEELGQRAARALRTSSRWVRDRAVELPEMVALAGGRRRKPHLQHHQQQQLAGEFRYDPVSYALNFEEDGDGEAQPFKYMAFSARLPASPPPPPPPTALPVDRGS; from the coding sequence ATGGCAGTGGAGCGCGGCgagcgccgtggcggcggcatTGGGTGCCTCTCCTGCTGcttcggcggcggggacggggacggggaaggagaggagctgGGGCAGCGCGCGGCGAGGGCGCTGCGGACGTCGTCGCGGTGGGTGCGGGACCGCGCCGTGGAGCTGCCGGAGATGGTGGCGCTGGCCGgggggcggcggaggaagccGCATCTGCAgcatcatcagcagcagcagctggccgGGGAGTTCCGCTACGACCCCGTCAGCTACGCGCTCAACttcgaggaggacggcgacggcgaggcccaGCCGTTCAAGTACATGGCCTTCTCCGCGCGGCTGCcggcgtccccgccgccgccgccgccgccgacggcgctgCCCGTCGACCGGGGTTCTTGA